The following are encoded in a window of Panicum virgatum strain AP13 chromosome 5N, P.virgatum_v5, whole genome shotgun sequence genomic DNA:
- the LOC120674403 gene encoding uncharacterized protein LOC120674403 isoform X1, giving the protein MDVNSKAVHEACTDLLKCGQRQMRYRLKKQYFNEIPANQVRTTSPIKQMTDDQWRELVEMWSSPKHKDKCIKNKLNREQVQFQQRTGSQCYIAKTYVVKQDKYKDTDPTAIDLFKETHCSRKIGFTESVKKAIDDTEVIVAEPENDGQNVKSSTDAFSEVLPQSSKFLHNVGIMSSSKSSTRVGVSSKVQELQAQLEMEKQEKAKLRLEMDSLKLQAQESESTMVKQSHEVDRLKDTLKSQAQQSEAAMAKQSEEIESLKKIVQDCSGFLRQMITFQGQVPPP; this is encoded by the exons ATGGACGTCAACAGTAAGGCAGTGCATGAAGCCTGCACTGACTTGCTAAAGTGTGGGCAACGACAAATGAGGTATAGGCTGAAAAAGCAGTACTTCAACGAGATACCTGCAAATCAAGTGAGGACAACATCACCTATTAAGCAGATGACTGATGATCAATGGAGAGAATTGGTGGAGATGTGGTCAAGCCCAAAGCATAAG GACAAGTGTATCAAAAACAAACTTAACCGCGAGCAGGTTCAGTTTCAGCAGAGGACAGGGTCTCAGTGCTATATTGCAAAAACTTATGTCGTG AAACAAGATAAATACAAAGATACCGACCCTACTGCAATTGATCTGTTCAAGGAGACACATTGTAGTAGAAAAATTGGCTTTACTGAATCTGTGAAGAAAGCAATT GATGATACGGAAGTAATTGTTGCTGAACCAGAAAATGATGGACAAAATGTCAAGTCTTCCACTGATGCTTTTTCCGAAGTCTTGCCGCAGTCAAGTAAATTCTTACACAATGTAGGCATTATGTCCTCCTCCAAGTCAAGCACTAGAGTTGGCGTGTCTTCAAAGGTGCAAGAACTTCAAGCTCAGCTTGAGATGGAGAAGCAGGAAAAGGCCAAACTCCGGCTGGAGATGGATAGCTTGAAGTTGCAGGCACAAGAATCTGAGTCAACCATGGTTAAACAATCACATGAGGTTGATAGGTTGAAGGACACCTTAAAGTCTCAGGCACAGCAATCTGAGGCAGCAATGGCAAAGCAATCGGAAGAGATTGAGAGTTTGAAAAAGATAGTCCAAGATTGTAGTGGGTTCCTACGTCAAATGATAACCTTCCAAGGTCAAGTGCCTCCTCCCTAG
- the LOC120674403 gene encoding uncharacterized protein LOC120674403 isoform X2, with the protein MDVNSKAVHEACTDLLKCGQRQMRYRLKKQYFNEIPANQVRTTSPIKQMTDDQWRELVEMWSSPKHKDKCIKNKLNREQVQFQQRTGSQCYIAKTYVVKQDKYKDTDPTAIDLFKETHCSRKIGFTESVKKAIALCPPPSQALELACLQRCKNFKLSLRWRSRKRPNSGWRWIA; encoded by the exons ATGGACGTCAACAGTAAGGCAGTGCATGAAGCCTGCACTGACTTGCTAAAGTGTGGGCAACGACAAATGAGGTATAGGCTGAAAAAGCAGTACTTCAACGAGATACCTGCAAATCAAGTGAGGACAACATCACCTATTAAGCAGATGACTGATGATCAATGGAGAGAATTGGTGGAGATGTGGTCAAGCCCAAAGCATAAG GACAAGTGTATCAAAAACAAACTTAACCGCGAGCAGGTTCAGTTTCAGCAGAGGACAGGGTCTCAGTGCTATATTGCAAAAACTTATGTCGTG AAACAAGATAAATACAAAGATACCGACCCTACTGCAATTGATCTGTTCAAGGAGACACATTGTAGTAGAAAAATTGGCTTTACTGAATCTGTGAAGAAAGCAATT GCATTATGTCCTCCTCCAAGTCAAGCACTAGAGTTGGCGTGTCTTCAAAGGTGCAAGAACTTCAAGCTCAGCTTGAGATGGAGAAGCAGGAAAAGGCCAAACTCCGGCTGGAGATGGATAGCTTGA